In Bacteroidia bacterium, a genomic segment contains:
- the queD gene encoding 6-carboxytetrahydropterin synthase QueD — MPVILTKKFGFESAHYLPKMPEGHKCRRMHGHSFRMEVNLVGEADPETGILIDYGDVKEIVQPFVKMLDHWCINEVGEKEGNLLLQNPTSENLAKWFFEKLNDLLPGLYSIVIHETCTSKCEYRAA, encoded by the coding sequence ATGCCGGTAATTCTTACCAAAAAATTCGGGTTTGAGTCTGCACACTACCTACCAAAGATGCCGGAAGGGCATAAATGCAGGCGTATGCATGGCCACAGCTTCCGTATGGAAGTGAATCTCGTAGGAGAGGCTGACCCCGAAACGGGCATTTTGATCGACTACGGGGATGTGAAAGAAATCGTGCAGCCATTTGTCAAAATGCTTGACCATTGGTGCATCAACGAAGTCGGAGAAAAAGAAGGAAACCTGCTTTTGCAAAATCCTACATCAGAAAATCTCGCAAAATGGTTTTTTGAAAAACTAAATGACCTGCTTCCCGGTTTATACAGTATTGTGATACACGAAACCTGTACCAGTAAATGTGAATACCGCGCAGCATAA
- a CDS encoding PfkB family carbohydrate kinase, whose protein sequence is MVTSADIHTFLAGCRNRKILVAGDLMLDRYLWGRVERISPEAPVPIVDVYREENRPGGAANVALNLHALGAMPVLCGVVGQDQEGDELLIQANNNGFDTSLISRLPTRRTTLKVRILGNNQQQVLRVDNEDKSPLPEEMAESLLETALDQISSFDAIVIQDYDKGFLNRSLAQTLISAAQQHNIPVLVDPKFRNFFSYANSFLFKPNLKELSEALGLRLNKNDLPGIVNAVLQLREKMPHIYTLVTLSENGMLLVDPRGTYTHIPARMRNITDVSGAGDTVISVATLGIATGISPLQAAMIANLAGGLVCEEVGVVPIRPDRLLEGCQ, encoded by the coding sequence TTGGTAACATCTGCTGATATTCATACATTTCTCGCCGGCTGCAGGAATCGCAAAATTCTTGTAGCCGGCGATCTTATGCTGGATCGTTACCTGTGGGGTAGGGTCGAGCGTATTTCCCCGGAAGCGCCTGTGCCCATCGTCGATGTATATCGGGAAGAAAATCGCCCGGGTGGTGCTGCAAATGTGGCTTTAAATCTGCATGCCCTGGGGGCTATGCCGGTGCTCTGCGGGGTGGTCGGGCAAGATCAGGAAGGAGACGAATTGCTGATACAGGCAAATAATAATGGTTTTGATACCAGCCTGATTTCCCGCCTGCCGACTCGCCGCACGACGTTGAAAGTCCGTATACTCGGCAATAACCAGCAGCAGGTTCTGCGCGTGGACAATGAAGATAAAAGCCCGCTTCCGGAAGAAATGGCAGAAAGTCTGTTGGAAACCGCTCTCGATCAGATCAGTAGCTTCGATGCAATTGTGATTCAGGATTATGATAAAGGATTCCTAAACCGCTCATTAGCGCAAACCCTGATTTCCGCCGCACAACAGCACAATATTCCTGTACTGGTTGATCCCAAATTCCGCAATTTTTTCTCTTACGCTAATTCCTTTTTGTTTAAACCCAATCTGAAAGAATTGAGCGAGGCACTGGGTTTAAGGTTGAATAAAAACGATCTCCCCGGAATTGTAAATGCGGTACTTCAACTCCGGGAAAAAATGCCGCATATTTATACGCTCGTTACTCTGAGTGAGAATGGGATGCTGCTCGTGGATCCCAGAGGAACCTATACTCATATCCCTGCGCGTATGCGAAACATTACTGATGTTTCAGGTGCTGGGGATACGGTCATCAGTGTTGCGACTTTGGGTATAGCAACCGGGATCTCTCCACTTCAAGCCGCCATGATTGCCAACCTTGCCGGAGGGCTGGTCTGTGAAGAAGTAGGTGTTGTACCTATCAGACCGGATCGTTTGCTGGAAGGCTGTCAGTAA
- the cmk gene encoding (d)CMP kinase produces the protein MKRITIAIDGYAGCGKSSTAKAVARKLNYLYIDSGAMYRAVSLYLLRHNIPFETESEELLDALENIYVDFLEKPGELFPVITLNGKEVEDDIRNPEISAIVSQVSIHREVRREMVSQQRRLGESGGVVMDGRDIGTVVFPNAELKVFMTASIDVRARRRQEELAERGLDVDFEEIRANLQKRDHIDSSRKESPLTQASDAILIDTSDMEFKDQVDRVISLANAVISGNKIREI, from the coding sequence GTGAAAAGGATAACCATTGCCATAGACGGATATGCGGGTTGCGGGAAAAGTTCTACCGCAAAAGCCGTTGCCAGAAAGCTCAATTATCTTTATATCGACTCGGGCGCTATGTACCGGGCCGTAAGCCTGTATTTGCTGCGCCACAATATTCCCTTTGAAACGGAGTCGGAAGAGCTCCTTGACGCGTTGGAGAATATTTATGTGGACTTTTTAGAAAAACCAGGTGAGCTTTTTCCCGTAATCACGCTCAACGGAAAAGAAGTCGAAGATGATATCAGAAACCCTGAAATTTCAGCCATTGTCAGCCAGGTGAGCATCCACAGGGAAGTCAGGCGCGAAATGGTCAGCCAGCAACGACGATTGGGTGAATCCGGTGGCGTCGTCATGGATGGCCGCGACATCGGTACCGTAGTGTTCCCCAATGCCGAACTAAAAGTGTTTATGACCGCATCTATCGACGTAAGAGCCAGACGCAGACAGGAAGAGCTTGCCGAAAGAGGGCTGGATGTCGATTTTGAGGAAATAAGAGCCAACCTTCAAAAACGAGACCATATCGATTCTTCCCGAAAGGAAAGCCCTCTGACTCAGGCCAGTGATGCCATCCTGATCGATACTTCGGATATGGAATTTAAAGACCAGGTTGACAGAGTAATTTCATTAGCAAATGCCGTAATCTCCGGAAATAAAATCCGGGAAATCTAA
- a CDS encoding pyridoxal phosphate-dependent aminotransferase: MKYSQIISSLAESATLGIAKKVRQLTAEGRNVIGLTLGEPDSDTPVHIRDAAKKALDDGFTHYPPVSGYANLREAIANKLKRENGLDFKADQIVVSTGAKQSLYNVILAVLNPGDAVILPAPYWVSYEAMCHLAQAETTVIKTDVSDNYKITPAQLEAAIQPNTRLFVLTSPSNPTGSMYSREELEGIVEVLEKYPNVLIISDEIYEHITFGKPHISIGTFPSVADRVIVVNGFSKGYAMTGWRLGYIAAPKDIADLTEKLQGQSTSGATAFAQIGAIAALNGPQDTVAAMRDEFHRRRDLMYKKLCEIDGLKVNLPDGAFYFYPDLGAFLGAETPSGETIHDIDALCLYLLDAEGLAVVPGSAFGTDSHIRLSYAYANEVLEDGIGRLTRALRALKIKVPQTSMGKAE, translated from the coding sequence ATGAAATATTCGCAAATCATTTCCTCTTTGGCGGAATCTGCTACCCTGGGTATCGCCAAAAAAGTGCGCCAGTTGACTGCTGAGGGCCGAAATGTGATCGGCCTCACTCTGGGCGAGCCTGACTCTGATACGCCGGTTCATATCCGGGATGCCGCCAAAAAGGCTTTGGACGATGGGTTTACCCATTATCCGCCTGTGTCCGGTTATGCCAATCTTCGGGAAGCGATTGCGAATAAGCTTAAACGGGAGAATGGACTGGATTTTAAGGCCGATCAGATTGTGGTTTCTACCGGTGCAAAACAGTCTTTGTACAATGTCATCCTCGCCGTACTGAACCCCGGCGATGCCGTCATCCTTCCGGCTCCTTACTGGGTATCCTATGAGGCAATGTGCCACCTGGCACAGGCCGAGACTACTGTTATCAAAACAGATGTTTCCGACAATTATAAAATTACTCCGGCACAATTGGAAGCGGCCATTCAACCCAATACGCGGCTGTTTGTCCTGACTTCTCCCTCCAACCCGACTGGTAGTATGTACAGCCGGGAAGAACTCGAAGGAATTGTCGAAGTACTCGAAAAATACCCGAATGTGTTGATCATTTCTGATGAAATTTATGAACACATCACCTTCGGAAAACCGCATATCAGTATCGGAACATTCCCTTCCGTTGCAGATCGTGTGATCGTCGTCAATGGCTTTTCCAAAGGATATGCAATGACCGGCTGGCGTTTGGGATATATTGCTGCGCCCAAAGATATTGCTGATCTTACCGAAAAACTTCAGGGCCAAAGCACTTCTGGCGCGACGGCCTTTGCTCAGATCGGTGCGATAGCTGCCCTCAACGGCCCGCAAGATACGGTTGCCGCCATGCGTGACGAATTTCACCGCCGCCGCGACCTGATGTATAAAAAACTCTGTGAAATTGACGGTTTGAAAGTCAATCTTCCCGATGGGGCTTTTTACTTCTACCCAGACCTCGGTGCTTTTCTGGGTGCAGAGACACCTTCCGGAGAAACCATCCACGATATTGACGCTTTGTGTCTCTACCTGCTGGATGCTGAGGGACTTGCAGTTGTACCAGGTTCGGCTTTTGGTACAGATTCACACATCCGCCTCTCTTACGCCTACGCCAATGAAGTACTGGAAGATGGTATCGGTCGTCTTACCCGTGCACTTCGGGCATTGAAAATCAAAGTTCCCCAGACTTCTATGGGAAAGGCAGAATAA
- a CDS encoding tetratricopeptide repeat protein yields the protein MNIPDTQWFTLNQEALRQFQSGEYGHAVVLGQQALTLAAADIGEKSADYAILLNNLGLYFQYQQDYTASRKYLLQSLALWQEMEWEKDANYCLITRNLGQTLTALDQDQEAEACYLASLSAMREIENAEYAFSLLLLGNVYLKLERYEEGVKVMTECAETREKIFGSANPQYGIAINNLGEMYRRWGKFEEAEPLLVKAASIFFDSLGEKHNEYINTRNTLMVLNTQKGNYAEAESIGVDCLRLREEVLGNRHPDYLENLRLVSDIKLNLGKYAETRQLLTRYISIVEAIAGKDNPLSVRARYSLAQLYIKVEQYEAASVILNESLRFLENQLSPPAMDYATVLNDLGSIAYYQKEQEAALGYYRKGLQVLENIPEKRDWGVYVNLLNNLAISLMVLGLYRDAAPLLEESLEIKASVLGNTHPAYILTLSNLGQLKNHNGEFQEACRIASLCVKIISETYGTDFPEYDNYLNNLGEAHRNLGEYARAIEVQQNCLQIRKKLWGENHEKTLTTCNNLGLAMYEAGEIEAASVIFLDVLDKMKGKEVQWVPLYPLVLMNMGNLCQTQSDYEGAKQYFSASGEIVKKVLGNEHPDLVNIYSSLGNLYILTGNFSESEKWLFEARNIGAKISTTHPRYVSVLHNLGHLYITAGRLIEGDAVLDEAAEIERKARGEETVLMGKILTHKANLYQMMGLYAEAEKAYQKIQEIFGRILGESHPEYALALNNLGLLYSYTQNYTKAESCFFRSREMITSTLGPRHPLVGTATGNLAEVYRSTGNYNSAVEHLRTALEILLARQSENHPDILTLKNNLALTYGQLGEYESAEKIFSEMLSKWDTRHPSFPVVLGNLAELFFLQGKLDETERAVRESITLLISRIHTTFHILSEKERQSFYQTLKYNIDWLQGFGVKRYASNPDFAGFLYDVLLATKGVLMQSQSFTRDIVLRSSDPVVREKYQLWKEKKEKLSWYYSERKVETQAYTEQIAELEQTINELEKALAKAAGNFGENSALRWEQIRDCLLPGEAAVEIVRFADIGEEQLNRPGYFALVITSQTQKHPELIVLKDVPESEHQLIGSYQQLISPDEKVSRSIWFETGEEEKKKWRPEDFYQRLWKPIADFLKEMNADRKVYLSPDAIFNKVNLHTFPHPEGGFLMDRTDIHLLTSTREIFLSAGEKPVQKKSRKAVLIGAPDYELAVDENLRKNTPDKMGIRLRGGKVGELNPLPGTQKEVEEIDRLLRKNNWQTAVYLGKDATESRVKSVAQTDLLHIATHGFFMQQEDMKSGFHFLGDQPATENPLLRSGLFLAGAGNSLKKLLKGKPGSQDGIFTAYEAASLDLQGVELVVLSACETGLGDVQNGEGVYGLQRAFLMAGAETLLLSLWKVSDQATEELMGNFYQLWLDLGDKRAAFRQAQQNLRIKYPSPYYWGAFVMVGR from the coding sequence ATGAACATTCCGGATACCCAATGGTTCACCCTAAATCAGGAGGCGCTCCGACAGTTTCAGTCGGGCGAATATGGGCATGCTGTTGTATTGGGACAACAGGCCCTGACGCTGGCAGCCGCAGACATCGGAGAGAAAAGTGCAGATTATGCCATTCTGCTGAATAATCTGGGTCTCTATTTCCAATATCAGCAGGACTATACAGCCTCCCGCAAATATCTCCTGCAAAGTCTTGCGCTCTGGCAGGAAATGGAATGGGAAAAAGATGCAAACTATTGCCTGATCACACGAAATCTCGGACAAACCCTGACCGCGCTTGACCAGGACCAGGAAGCTGAAGCCTGCTACCTCGCTTCTCTCTCCGCCATGAGGGAAATCGAAAACGCGGAATATGCATTCTCTCTCCTGCTGCTGGGGAATGTGTACCTGAAGCTGGAGCGGTATGAAGAAGGGGTGAAAGTGATGACCGAATGTGCAGAGACCCGGGAAAAAATTTTCGGTTCGGCAAATCCTCAATATGGAATAGCTATCAATAATCTGGGTGAAATGTACCGCCGATGGGGAAAATTTGAAGAAGCGGAACCTTTACTTGTAAAAGCTGCGTCGATTTTCTTCGATTCACTCGGCGAAAAACACAATGAATATATCAATACCCGCAATACGCTCATGGTGTTGAATACGCAGAAGGGAAATTATGCTGAAGCGGAATCGATCGGGGTTGATTGTCTCCGACTTCGGGAGGAAGTGCTGGGAAACCGACACCCCGATTATCTGGAAAACCTGCGTTTGGTTTCCGATATCAAACTTAACCTTGGAAAATATGCAGAAACCCGGCAATTGCTGACCCGTTATATCTCGATTGTCGAGGCAATTGCAGGAAAGGATAACCCGCTCAGTGTCAGGGCCCGATACAGCCTGGCTCAATTGTATATCAAAGTCGAACAGTATGAGGCGGCTTCTGTGATCCTGAATGAGTCGCTTCGCTTTTTGGAGAACCAGCTTTCTCCTCCAGCTATGGATTATGCCACTGTTCTCAATGATCTTGGATCGATTGCTTATTACCAGAAAGAACAGGAAGCGGCTCTGGGTTATTACCGCAAAGGCTTGCAAGTGCTGGAAAATATTCCTGAAAAACGCGATTGGGGGGTGTATGTCAATTTGCTTAACAACCTGGCGATTTCGCTCATGGTATTGGGCCTTTACCGTGATGCCGCCCCGCTTTTGGAAGAAAGTCTGGAGATTAAAGCGTCGGTTTTGGGAAATACGCATCCTGCCTATATTCTTACCCTCAGCAATCTGGGACAGTTGAAAAACCATAATGGGGAATTTCAGGAAGCCTGCCGGATTGCCAGTTTGTGTGTGAAGATCATCAGTGAAACTTATGGTACTGATTTTCCTGAATATGACAACTACCTCAACAACCTCGGTGAAGCACACCGCAACCTCGGCGAATATGCAAGAGCCATAGAAGTACAGCAAAACTGCCTTCAGATCAGGAAAAAATTGTGGGGGGAAAATCATGAAAAAACCCTCACAACCTGCAATAATCTCGGGCTTGCCATGTATGAGGCGGGCGAAATTGAGGCTGCGTCAGTAATTTTTCTCGATGTGTTGGATAAAATGAAAGGGAAAGAGGTACAATGGGTTCCGCTTTATCCATTGGTGCTGATGAATATGGGCAATCTTTGCCAGACTCAAAGCGACTATGAAGGCGCAAAGCAGTATTTTAGCGCTTCCGGTGAAATCGTTAAAAAAGTTTTGGGTAATGAGCACCCTGATCTGGTGAATATTTACAGCAGTCTGGGCAATCTTTATATTCTTACCGGAAATTTTTCGGAGTCGGAAAAATGGTTATTCGAAGCCAGGAATATCGGTGCAAAAATTAGTACTACCCATCCTCGCTACGTTTCCGTGCTACATAATCTTGGGCATTTGTACATCACGGCGGGAAGACTCATAGAAGGAGATGCGGTGCTGGATGAAGCGGCCGAAATTGAGCGAAAGGCACGAGGTGAAGAGACCGTATTGATGGGGAAAATTTTGACACACAAAGCCAATCTGTATCAGATGATGGGGCTTTATGCCGAAGCCGAAAAAGCATATCAGAAAATACAGGAAATTTTTGGCCGGATTTTGGGTGAAAGCCACCCCGAATATGCGCTTGCGCTCAACAACCTGGGACTGTTGTACAGTTATACCCAAAATTATACAAAAGCGGAATCTTGCTTTTTTCGGTCAAGGGAAATGATTACTTCAACATTGGGACCCAGACATCCTCTGGTCGGCACTGCTACCGGAAATCTGGCTGAAGTGTATCGCTCCACCGGTAATTACAATTCCGCAGTAGAACACCTCCGCACGGCGCTGGAAATCTTGCTTGCCCGGCAAAGCGAAAACCATCCGGATATTCTTACCCTGAAAAATAATCTTGCGCTCACTTATGGGCAACTGGGCGAATATGAATCTGCGGAGAAGATCTTTTCGGAAATGCTGAGCAAATGGGACACCCGCCACCCCAGCTTTCCGGTTGTATTGGGAAATTTGGCGGAGTTATTTTTTTTACAGGGAAAACTGGACGAGACAGAACGTGCTGTCAGGGAAAGTATCACGCTGCTAATCTCCCGGATTCATACAACTTTTCATATTCTGAGTGAAAAGGAACGCCAGTCTTTTTACCAGACGCTCAAATATAATATCGACTGGCTTCAGGGTTTTGGGGTAAAAAGATATGCGTCAAACCCTGATTTTGCTGGTTTTTTGTACGATGTACTCCTTGCTACGAAAGGAGTGTTGATGCAGTCTCAGTCTTTTACCCGGGATATTGTGCTGCGGTCTTCTGATCCCGTTGTCAGGGAAAAATATCAGCTTTGGAAAGAAAAAAAGGAGAAACTTTCGTGGTATTATTCAGAGAGAAAAGTCGAAACACAGGCTTATACTGAACAAATCGCCGAACTGGAACAGACAATCAATGAGCTGGAAAAAGCGCTGGCTAAAGCTGCCGGTAATTTTGGCGAAAATTCAGCCCTCCGCTGGGAGCAGATTCGCGACTGCCTGCTCCCGGGTGAAGCCGCCGTGGAGATCGTCAGGTTTGCGGATATCGGGGAAGAACAATTGAATCGCCCAGGTTATTTTGCGCTGGTCATCACTTCCCAAACACAAAAACACCCCGAACTGATCGTGCTGAAAGATGTCCCGGAATCTGAACATCAACTGATCGGATCGTATCAACAGCTCATTTCTCCCGACGAAAAAGTATCGCGCTCCATTTGGTTTGAGACAGGTGAAGAAGAGAAGAAAAAATGGCGGCCTGAAGACTTTTATCAGCGGCTTTGGAAGCCGATAGCCGATTTTCTGAAGGAAATGAACGCCGACCGGAAAGTATACCTTTCTCCCGACGCCATCTTCAACAAAGTCAATCTGCATACATTTCCACACCCTGAAGGAGGTTTTCTGATGGACAGGACAGACATTCATCTGCTTACCAGTACGCGTGAGATTTTTTTATCTGCTGGAGAAAAACCGGTACAAAAAAAATCCCGGAAAGCTGTACTGATCGGGGCACCTGACTACGAATTGGCTGTGGATGAAAATCTGCGGAAGAATACGCCCGATAAAATGGGCATACGGCTCAGAGGTGGAAAAGTCGGGGAACTGAATCCTTTGCCCGGAACCCAAAAGGAGGTGGAGGAAATCGACCGGCTGCTGAGAAAAAACAATTGGCAGACAGCCGTTTACCTGGGCAAAGATGCTACTGAGTCAAGGGTCAAGTCTGTCGCTCAGACAGATTTGTTGCATATAGCTACACACGGTTTTTTTATGCAGCAGGAGGATATGAAATCCGGCTTTCATTTTTTGGGAGATCAACCTGCGACAGAAAATCCGCTATTGCGCTCCGGACTGTTTCTCGCCGGTGCAGGAAATTCCCTCAAAAAACTTTTGAAAGGAAAACCAGGTTCTCAGGACGGGATTTTTACCGCATACGAAGCGGCCAGTCTGGACCTGCAAGGGGTAGAACTGGTCGTGCTGAGCGCATGTGAGACAGGACTGGGGGATGTGCAGAATGGCGAGGGTGTGTATGGGTTGCAGCGCGCATTCCTTATGGCTGGGGCAGAAACCCTTTTGCTGAGTTTGTGGAAAGTAAGCGATCAGGCTACCGAGGAACTTATGGGAAACTTTTACCAATTGTGGCTGGATTTGGGAGACAAACGCGCCGCCTTCCGGCAGGCCCAGCAAAATCTCCGCATCAAATATCCCTCTCCCTATTATTGGGGTGCGTTTGTCATGGTAGGCAGGTAG
- the rpmB gene encoding 50S ribosomal protein L28: MARVCEVSGKKTIYGNNVSKANNKVRRKFYPNLQKKRFFISEENRWVDLKVSAHAIRTISKKGVYAVVKEMRANGIKI, encoded by the coding sequence ATGGCCAGAGTTTGCGAAGTCAGCGGTAAAAAAACCATCTATGGAAACAACGTTTCCAAAGCCAATAACAAAGTAAGAAGGAAGTTTTATCCCAACCTTCAGAAAAAACGTTTTTTTATTTCAGAGGAAAACCGCTGGGTTGACCTTAAAGTTTCTGCACATGCTATTCGTACCATCAGCAAGAAAGGTGTCTATGCTGTTGTAAAAGAAATGCGTGCAAATGGCATAAAAATATAG
- a CDS encoding choice-of-anchor J domain-containing protein: protein MSVMTKSFSLTIFLVLTLSGIFGTHALVAQSTSRSGFPADPESLANLRRFPCGGIVIFDEYFNTDTIPAGWKVADYDGLTPNHNILFLVPNPGWQSVIDFKDTDSVNRVLASPSWYEGSVDKSDDYLISPKVFIPENACLSWYAYSQDKFFPESYEIRISTTTPDSAGFMAHPPALVVAEEGDEFTYRSTSLDAFGGQEAYIAFRHTSSDKFILVLDDIRLAQVEQRDIAMYYVDDIVANPNDEITITGAVINRGLDTVSFDTVGVPMVIHYQIGDSAVQNDTLNRVFTLLPNDTIQFAHGTVWKPTESDVYRLRVWVSGFGTDDNVLNDSIGRWQGIGTRTAIDPDKNSWGVNIYPNPANDQVFIDFLGQVNGEINLSIYDLSGHKVSESLKLSGSHSKHELSLTGLVPGIYFVRIYDQTGNGLMRKLIKLKD, encoded by the coding sequence ATGTCTGTTATGACAAAATCATTTTCCCTGACGATTTTTTTAGTGCTTACGCTATCTGGCATCTTCGGCACTCACGCATTGGTTGCTCAGTCTACCAGCCGCTCCGGTTTTCCCGCTGACCCCGAATCGCTGGCAAATCTTCGCCGTTTCCCCTGCGGAGGTATTGTGATATTCGATGAGTATTTTAATACGGATACCATTCCCGCCGGCTGGAAAGTTGCTGATTATGACGGGCTGACTCCCAACCACAATATATTGTTTCTCGTCCCCAATCCGGGCTGGCAGTCGGTCATTGACTTTAAAGATACGGACTCTGTCAACCGGGTACTGGCTTCTCCTTCCTGGTATGAAGGCTCTGTCGATAAAAGTGATGACTACCTGATCTCGCCCAAAGTATTTATTCCTGAAAATGCCTGCCTTTCCTGGTATGCCTATTCTCAGGATAAGTTTTTCCCCGAAAGCTACGAGATTCGCATTTCTACCACTACGCCTGATTCTGCTGGTTTTATGGCTCATCCGCCGGCCTTGGTGGTGGCTGAAGAAGGCGATGAATTTACCTACCGCTCCACCAGCCTCGATGCTTTCGGCGGACAGGAGGCCTATATCGCTTTCCGACACACTTCTTCTGACAAGTTTATCCTTGTACTGGATGATATTCGCCTGGCTCAGGTAGAGCAGCGCGACATCGCCATGTATTATGTCGATGATATTGTTGCCAATCCCAATGACGAAATTACCATTACAGGTGCAGTAATCAACCGTGGCCTTGATACGGTTTCCTTTGATACCGTTGGTGTCCCCATGGTAATTCACTACCAGATTGGCGACTCCGCAGTGCAAAATGATACCCTCAACCGGGTGTTTACGCTGCTTCCCAATGATACCATCCAGTTTGCCCACGGTACTGTATGGAAACCTACAGAAAGTGATGTATATCGCCTCCGGGTCTGGGTTTCCGGATTTGGTACGGATGACAATGTACTCAACGATTCTATCGGTCGCTGGCAGGGAATAGGAACTCGCACGGCGATTGACCCCGACAAAAATAGCTGGGGGGTAAATATTTATCCAAATCCGGCAAATGATCAGGTTTTTATTGATTTCCTGGGTCAGGTAAATGGAGAGATAAACCTCTCCATATATGATCTTTCAGGCCACAAAGTGTCTGAGTCGCTAAAACTTTCCGGAAGCCATTCAAAACACGAACTCTCCCTGACAGGGCTGGTACCGGGAATATATTTTGTCAGGATCTATGACCAGACAGGAAATGGATTGATGCGAAAACTGATAAAGCTGAAAGACTAA